The genome window TTGCCTATCATTAGATCGAGTAGAAGTGCTTGGAACAGCATTTGCAGGAATGGTTCTGGTTATGTGAGGACTTGAAGCTTGgttcataagatcaagtagctTTCGATTCTCTCTTCGAACGGTtaagttttcttgctccaaccGTTGAACTCTTTTTTCGTGTTCGTCGAAGTGTGGAATCAAAgcaaagctttcatcttctcgtTTACAGCATCATCCCGTGAATCTTCTGAGTTTACCATTTTGATAACACTGTCCCCCTTcctggcgcgccaaattgttgatgtaaattatcgataATCCAATTGTTTGATGGTGATTGGGTAAATATAAGACAAAatagagagattttacgtgatTTAGcgttgagcctaggtccacggtgcagaatgatatggtattttttatttgtcaatTGAGATTATAGAGTGAGTCAGAAATCAAAGTCTCCAACCAGAAGCCTCCTCTTCCttgtcctaatgaactccttttatgcttttcttgagcagttaccagcagttgtggcagttggagaagttcatagcagtttggaggagtttacgacagtttggaggagtttgcagtagtttcggctgttaccatttaacgaggaactgcttTATCTTCGGCTTCATCCCTTAGTTATCGGTTCGGCCTTACTTGTATCcgctttgtattgcctttttaAGACCAAGCTCATTTTGGACTGTATGTTCTGGTCTGATTACTATTGGGCTTCGTggacctagcctctgttgggcttttatgtttggTCTGGCCCATTTGTATTGTAAATAGATTGGGTTGAACAGGACCCATATAATTTGTCGAGGTTGAACTTGACCCCTACATAAAggtaattaggaggaggacttgatgatattcagctcctgtctaggcttttaattatgttatcttttcaaattaaaataccattTGTATTCGTCAAATAAAATTAGACCActtttattttgtgattgtgAAAGTCCCCAAGGTATAAAACCCAATGCCCTTTTGTAAATTCCACCAAATTCTTtccaaatcaaaacaacatttTTCGGCAAAACGGGAATggtcatagtgatcccgtgcaccctttttatAATTTCAAAACCCATGTCACgtgggatttttcatcaatttccaataaaacccatcaaaatgggattttcaaaataaagcCTTGGTCCAATATTAATGGAACGATTCCACCctatttgataatacatgatttttcggGTATATGAAAAAtccattaaaacaaattgggacaaacaaattttcaggaaaaagcacatagatcactctaggtaaccttttagggagttgtggggtgcctaacaccttccccacactcaatagacccccttacccattttttgGTTCGTATATCATTTTTaatgtccaattgcactcatatcaattggtggcgactctaaacatttttcatcgtTTATCGTCGGTCTGCGTCGTGATCCCGATTGCGACAACTGTATTGGTGCACTGGATGGGACACATATATCGGTTGTTGTCACTCCAAAGAAGGGGCAAAAGTATACAGGACGAAAAGGAGTGCCAACGTAGAATGTGCTAGCAGTGTGCGACTTTGAAATGTTTTATACATACATTTTAGCTGAGTGAGAGGGATCGATGCATGATAGTAGGATCTTGGAACATTCATTGTGTCAAGAGATTCTTAATTTTCTAAAACCCCTCCAAGTATTAATCTAATGACCTTGTTTAATGCTTCTAATGTTAATTTTATCAAAAGTTATTACAAATAGTATCACTTTTTTTATCATAGGTAAATGTTATTTGGTGGATGCGGGATATGCAAACAAGACGTGTTTTTGACATCATACAAAGGGGAAAGGTACCTTGTTCCTATTTTTCTGAATGGGGCCCCTGCATCTAGATCCTGTGAAGTTTTCAATAAGGCGCATGCCAAGCTAAAAAATGTCATCGAAATGACATTTGGAGATACAAAGAAGAAGTGACAGATATTGAGGTCGATGACTTCATTTGATACCAAGATTTAGGCGAACATTGTGATAGCGTGCATGacatttcataattttattaaactaAATGCTGTAATTGATGTTGATTTTAATGAAGTTGAATCAACGCATGTGGTCGAAGATGAGAGCATGACCAATGTTGTGCTAGAAAATGttgtagatgatgatgaagaaaattTGCTCCTTGACGACCCCAATATGCACAGTTTTGGGATTTGGTTGCCGTGCAATTTAtgacacactttttttttatttatgaaaaaatgTGTGAACTTATttggatttatttttatttgtaagGCGAAAAATTATGAAACTATTTATaagtattttaattaattatctttgttttataaattaattgttatttattCTGTCATTTATATACATTGGCTACCAATCATTCCGACAACTTAGCTGCTATGCTATCATTATTGTCCAATATATCTGCTAACATACACACTACTGATAAAATTGTCCACCAAAACGAGTCATTATGCTACTATCAAAATTGTTTATCAAAACGAGTCATTATTACCATTATTGTCCAACAAATATACTAACATAAAAGAGTCATTATATTACCGTATATACTACTATATATACTACTGTTAAAATTATCCACCACATTAATATCAAATGAGATTAATCTCTACTTTTCACCTGATCTCAATGACCTGCTACATAAAATTCAAAAGTGGTCTCGGACTCTTTGGTTCTTATTTGGGATACATATGCGGAGGAGTGAGTGCCATTCCGATCTTCGGCTTCGGGCGGTGGGCTTCCTCGTCCATTCTGCTCATGTGAGTGTTTATTTCTTCACGTTCTcatacttgattttgatatTGTGGTGATTTTTTGATGGCTTTGTGTTGCTAGGAACTTCAAATTAGACCGATTGTGAAATACACTGCATTGTCCCTGTTCGCTGATCGATTCTACCCGTCTCTCACCAGGTTTCACCTTCACTTCTGTTTTCCACTTtttgcttttgatgttttctgtATGCGTGGTTTCACCTTCACTTAACAACCGTTACGTTAATTTCTGAATTGCATTTGTCGGTTAACATGGTTCAGTTGTGTGAACCACTTGAATTGCGAAACTCAAATTAGAGAGAATGCTGGATATGCTATTTTATGTGAATTTATATGCGCAGGCAGGCATAGGCATGTGTCTCTGATTTTGCTTTCATTTTTGGCTTGTCACAAATCAAAAACTTACTGGGCGTAGTGTTGATTTCTTAAGGACCTTCTTAAGAATATTTGTGAGTGAGtaacttataaataatttttttgcaaCGGCTTTCCTTAACATGTCAAATTGTCAACAGATTATGAAATCAAAATTGGCATACTAGACATACTGATTGGTTTCACCCAGTTTTAACAACCTTTAATCAGGATAACATCTTTCTGGTCCACAGAATTGATTTGAGACAGACTTTTGTTGATATCACGTGATGTGCTCTATAACCACTTTCCTGCTTATGTCAATATGCTGTGCATTTTAAGCGAGCGGCAAATGGCTATACCTTTAGGGAATTTTATACTCGTAAAACTTAAATATATTGGACACCGCAATTATCATATTATCAATAATCTCTTACCTTTTTGCTTAGGGGTTGCCTTGCTTATATGGATTTGGGAAGCTTGTCAGTTGTCACATATGAATAGCAATTGTAGCATGTTAATCATAAGATACTGTTGATTGGGAATAAAACCAATGGTATGAATGGGCATCACAATAGGTACCCTccatcacacacacacgcaaATTTGCACCCATGTGCAAGATGCAACTAGGTAATACTATCAAGAATGTACATTATCTGGATTCATTGACTTGTGAAGTTAGGAATGCTACTTTGCTAGCACAAATATATAAATGCACATGTTTGGAAATTGATTTTTATAGTGGTTAATGGTGCTCCAAGCATACATATCTTTCTTTGGACATGGAGAGAGCTAGAGATAGTTCTACTCTTCATGTTTTCGCTTCTTCATACTATTCCAAGTCTCACGTCCATGTAAAGTTGGCCCACTATTTGTACTTGTGATATAGTCTGCATGATCACTATTGCATGTTGCTGCCTTTCCGTGGGTGGCTCTTAGACAAATCTCTTTCTTAGAAACACTCTATTGCCCAGTATTTTCTTTCCTTGATTTAGTTGAGAAATAAActtaattttgaactggtcttTGTGTCTAAATGTATGGAATAATCATGTTTCCAGATTGAACGAAAATGGATGGCTGGCCATATTTGTCACTGTTTACGAATGTCTTGTAGTATGAAGCTGTAGAAAATAAATCTTACGATTGGGAAGAGAGAAGCAAAATCATAAAGTATTACAATGGGTTATGATAAATCAACAATGGAATCCAGCTACTTACTGCAATAGTCATGGCATTTTTATCCTTCtactattttgttgtttttataaaGTTAGTTTTGGTTTTAACTGTGTTCTAATTCATTGaattgttgggttgggttgaaGTCGGAAGGGTTTGACTATGTTAGAAGTCCTTATTCTAATTAGATGTCTTTACTAGTGATTGTGCATCATATAGTTTGTTCAGCTGAAATACATTAACCACTCTGGATCGTATTTGTATTTGTCAGTCAGAAATCAAGACTTGATTTATGGATCTTGATTTTCATTATTGTATCACAGGATTTCCTTTTTAATCACGTATTGCATTGTCTGTTTTTTACAGTCCACTGTAACCCAATTTCACAATCTGGTGCTATAATAGTTATATTCCTTTTTAGCTCAATTACAATGAGTTTCTGCTCTATCTTTTTGGTGCTTTAATGAAATTCTTATCGATCAAAAGGGGAAGGGGAGAAAAAAGAAACTTAAACCCATCACCTTTCTGAAAAAGGATGGTTGTTTTAGCACTTTTCATTTAATATGTGGTCCTCTTTATTGCTAAGGTATTTATATCCTTTGTTGCTTCACTATGGCCACGAATTGGTCCGTGTAGGATACATTCTTGTAAATCATATCTCAGCCTCATTGATTGTAGctcatattttttataattgttTGCCCTTATTCTTTTCTCAATTAGTTTAGTTTTATCTCTCCTTCACTGTCTAGCTGTATGATACGTCTCCATTATACTTGTAAAGGTACCTACAAGAGAACGATAAGGGAAATTGGCTTTTACGACCCATAAGAGAGAGCAGTTTGCAGTTATTTGCACTAGTTTCTATTTGGGTTTCGAGCAAAGTGGGTACCACACTTTAGACTATATATTTTGGTTCCCCATCTTATTGGTTATTGTACATTGCTGACCATTGTATTTTTTTCTAGATACATGATTCTTGTCCACTATCTGTCAAAAGTTTGAAGTGTTTTGGGGACAAAATAATCAGAGAGCAACATTTTACAGCACGAGATTTCATGGAAGCAGTAAGCTAGTTATTTTTACAATATTTTAAACTTCCTTATGATTTACCTTCATGCATAACAAGTGCATTTTGTAGGAGGtgacatttttgaaggtaaatCTAGGAGAACTATTAAGGTTTCTTTAACCACTCAGATTCCAATGAGATGGCTTTATTTTCAAAAGGTATTGGATTATGAGATTGGTGCGGGAAATATTGCTTTCAGATTCCTTGAGGAGCTGCTGCTTCAGTTCAAGTAAGTATATTGAATGATCTTATAAATTATCTTTGTTTTAGTGGAtaacaattttcaaaaaaaaatttcacatttttgctttTTGAGAATAGGGCAGTGGCAAAAGTTGGGGAACTCGTTAATTTTGAAGCATGTTTGGACATCATTGATATTCTTTACGAGAAGGAAGAGTCATCAGTTCTTTGTAGTTCTCCCCTTTCTCTTGCTGCATCAACATTGGCATGTATTCTTTGATCCTTTTTAaccttaataaaattaatttacacTGTATGTTTAAGATGTTTGAGTCTCTTTTAGGTTGCTTCATATGTCATCACAGTTCCTAAACAGAGGTGGGAGTTTCCTGTTCTCTCCTGGGGTAAGATTCCTCTGCAAAAAtttgccatttttcttttttattaatataagcTCCAAACATTCCCTATTTTGGTCTAATCTCCAGATAATGAAACCATTTCGACATAACTGACATTGTTCTGAGTCTCCCAAACCCTGTTAGTGCCTTAGTGGCAAGCCCCCTCAGTCTTTTGTATCATTCTGATGCTGTGCGTCTAAATCTAATTCTGATGTTGCTTGatcttgtaaattgtaatggtGCATTAGAAGGAGTAAGATATTTCAGTATAGTTGCCCTATCTTGGTTTAAGAATTGATGATTTTCTGTTTTTGCGTGTTAAGAGAAGAATAAGGTTTGGCTTGATAAATGGGCTGGAGATTCaaaatcaaaagacaaattCAGCAGGCTGTATTCTATTTCAGTTCAAAAGGAGGAAACTCTGGAGGTCATAGGGAGGTGGGAGAATTGTAGTTGGAATTGGGATTTAAGGTGGAGAAAAAGGTTGTTTGAATGGGAGGAAAATGTTGTTAGGGAATTGAAAATATGGATTTCAGCATATGTTCTCTGTCCTAGCAAAGAAGATAGATTGATCTTGTAACACACACCAAAGGGAATGTTCACTGTCAAATCACTGTATCTTGCGGCAGAAAGAATTGACATTGAACAGGATAACATATATGCCCCATAGGTCGGGAATGGTTTCCTGCCCCCTAAAGTGGAATTTGTTTTGAGGCTATGTTGTTGGATCACCGCATTCATTCCAGAGTTCTCATACACTAGTTGGCAACTACTAACACTCTTCCGATGGTATAAAAATGTGGAGTAATCACCAGAAGGAGAAAGTCTGACCCATGTTGCAATGGAACCCACTAGTGGAAGGAGCGCTAAGGTGGAACGTTGATGGCTCGTCATTAGATAAACCTGGGGATGCAGGAATTGGGGTTGTATGTGTTTTCTCATGTAGTGCTGGGATCTATGATTCTAATGAAGCTGAATTAATGGCTATAAGGAAAGTTGTGGAGCTTACAATTTCATAAGTAGATTATAGGGGTTTGCCAATCAGCCTGGAGTCTGATTCCATGAATTTCTTGTGGGCTTCATATGCCATAGAGGCCCCATGGAAATTTGCTTGGGTCTGCAATGTAATTGAAAACATAAAGATAGAACTCCCAAGGCTGAGATTTCATCATATCATGAGGGAAGAAAATGGTGTAGCTGACATGCTAGCAAAGGCAGGTGTCAACAGAGCCTCTGATCTTGTTACGTGGTTTTATATCATAGCCCAGAATAGCAGGATGAATATACTGAGCTTGTTTAATGTCTTTGTGTTCTGGAATTTGTTATCTATTTATGTTTCTGTTTGCTGCCTTTCCCGTTGCTTTCCCGATGCTTCTTGTATCTCTTAGGCCATCCTCGGATGCCCTTTTGTATCTAAGTttgttccttcttttttataataTGAtgttgcttatcaaaaaaagtttCCTAAATAGGACAATATAGTGCGGATGGCCTTTATAATATTTGACCGCTAGACAGTCCCCAGACATGATACACACTGTGCGGAGTGCCTTTTTGAATTTGACAGCTTAACATAGTTCCCAAAAAGGATAACACTGTAGGGTGCCTATCTGAATTTGACTGATAAGGCACTGATTTTGTGAATTGGATCAAATTTATTTTCCTAATGTTATGCACAAAGTTTGACTCCTCTTCTAGTccttgaaattttgaatggattgtctttttttttttttttgattgtttaATACATTTTGTTCCATTGCTTCAAAAATTGTATGAAATATCTTGgatgttttcaatttttaggTTCCACGTGTTGAAGTATCTGCCATTTTTCATTAGATATCATATTCATATGAATTAGGGCCACTAATTTACAAGATTGTTGGATTTATAACGACACGAAGCACTAATATGTGATTATTGTCATTGCTTACAGTGAAGTTTGTAACATCGTGCAAGGAAGAGGAAATTGCAAACCTTGTAAGAGACATCCTTAAGCATGTCTTTGCGCCTTGAAGTTGAATATGAAGGCATTTTAGGAAAAAGCAATTCATGGTATGCCCCAAGTCTTACGCAACTGCTCttctatagttttttttttttatatttttttagtcGATACTCGATCTGCCAAGTTACCTAATTTGAGCTAGAGAACAACATGAATGTAAAGATGAAGtacggaaaaaaaaatatgggaaACATGGTGTGACCTATATGTGTGAATCCAGAAATGTAcaaagttttcttttcttcatctctcaGCTCAACCATATGGCCGCTGATTTTATCTGTGAAACAGCTTCAGTATTTATAGTTCAAATtcctgaaaaaaaaagttaaaatagacAATATTGTGGATTTGATTCTGCTCCTCGTGGTACTAGTACACTATGTCCAATAACCAGTCGTCATGTTTTTCTCTTGTTCCTTTTCAGATGTGTTGTAAacttatattaatatatttatatatttaacatTCCAACCTTCAATAGTATGGAAAATGCTATTTAGATTGAAGGCAAAGTTGACTATTAATTTTTTCTATACACAAAGGTCTAGTGAGCCTGAATCCACTACACCTGAGACTGCACATTCAACTCTAAATAATCTATTCTTAACACTTCAAATTGAATCACATACCTTTAGGCCTTCAGGCAGAAAAGCAAGGAGCACTTTGTGAGGAAATTAATGTTGATCTTGTCAAAGGATGTTGCCTTGCCCCATGTTATATGGTTGATTATCTGTTTATGCGACCTTGATTTGTCTGAAGTTGATTCATGTTAGAAAATAACCTTG of Tripterygium wilfordii isolate XIE 37 chromosome 13, ASM1340144v1, whole genome shotgun sequence contains these proteins:
- the LOC120012204 gene encoding cyclin-J18 isoform X1, encoding MRRSECHSDLRLRAVGFLVHSAHELQIRPIVKYTALSLFADRFYPSLTRYLQENDKGNWLLRPIRESSLQLFALVSIWVSSKIHDSCPLSVKSLKCFGDKIIREQHFTARDFMEAEVTFLKVLDYEIGAGNIAFRFLEELLLQFKAVAKVGELVNFEACLDIIDILYEKEESSVLCSSPLSLAASTLVASYVITVPKQRWEFPVLSWVKFVTSCKEEEIANLVRDILKHVFAP
- the LOC120012204 gene encoding cyclin-J18 isoform X3, with translation MRRSECHSDLRLRAVGFLVHSAHELQIRPIVKYTALSLFADRFYPSLTRYLQENDKGNWLLRPIRESSLQLFALVSIWVSSKIHDSCPLSVKSLKCFGDKIIREQHFTARDFMEAEVTFLKVLDYEIGAGNIAFRFLEELLLQFKAVAKVGELVNFEACLDIIDILYEKEESSVLCSSPLSLAASTLACCFICHHSS
- the LOC120012204 gene encoding cyclin-J18 isoform X2, whose protein sequence is MRRSECHSDLRLRAVGFLVHSAHELQIRPIVKYTALSLFADRFYPSLTRYLQENDKGNWLLRPIRESSLQLFALVSIWVSSKIHDSCPLSVKSLKCFGDKIIREQHFTARDFMEAEVTFLKVLDYEIGAGNIAFRFLEELLLQFKAVAKVGELVNFEACLDIIDILYEKEESSVLCSSPLSLAASTLFLNRGGSFLFSPG